A genomic window from Thioalkalivibrio sp. ALJ12 includes:
- the dsbD gene encoding protein-disulfide reductase DsbD, with the protein MHLLNLRNWLATFLVAFLLTPALANAIFDDDLLDPDDAFSLSAEAIDADTIRLTWEIADGYYMYREQFEFEPESEGLELGEPNIPDGEKKTDEFFGEVETYRDEISIELPILAAESTEIELTARSQGCADLGVCYPPHFQTVSLELPGLPGENGEEATEDEAVDEERSALDEMGDLSGDLGAADDLLEPEEAFAASLEAISQNAVILRFEIAEDYYLYRDQLDVRIAEGDGIELGPVNPPEGERHEDEFFGETEIYRDQVEILVPILRDADDVSEITLAIDYQGCWDGGVCYPPLTQEVSVSFDSDLAAEADEDALPETGDEALDEIETTDAAPEEDDEAAAPVTQQDRIAAQLADGQIWLVALAFFGFGLLLTFTPCVFPMIPILSNIIIGQKNLTTRKAFLISLVFVLAMALTYTIAGVFAGLAGANLQAAFQNPWIIGTFVAIFIALAMSMFGFYELQMPAGVQSKLSQISNRQEGGTYMGAGIMGFLSALIVGPCVTAPLIGALLYISHTGDAVLGGIALFSLSMGMGAPLLVIGTSAGRLLPKAGPWMDTIKAVFGVGLLAIGIWLLERVIPGELAMFLWAILLIVTAVYMGALRTLPEGSSGWYTLWKGLGVVLLIYGILLMLGAATGGKDVFRPLATLNQPTMTASGERSGPTEMEFTYIDSLDDLERELEQAQNNNQPVFLDFYADWCVDCVRLERTTFQDQRVISAMADVHLLKVDVTDNTSEHRNLMREFNLFGPPAMIFWDSDGNELRNYRNVGYLNADRFLAHVENALGVTP; encoded by the coding sequence ATGCACCTCCTGAATCTGCGCAACTGGCTGGCGACCTTCCTGGTCGCGTTCCTGCTGACCCCGGCCCTGGCGAACGCCATCTTCGATGACGATCTGCTGGACCCGGATGATGCGTTCAGCCTGAGCGCGGAGGCCATTGACGCCGACACGATCCGCCTGACCTGGGAGATCGCGGACGGCTACTACATGTACCGCGAGCAGTTCGAGTTCGAACCCGAGAGCGAAGGGTTGGAGCTCGGCGAACCGAACATCCCCGACGGCGAGAAGAAGACCGACGAGTTCTTCGGCGAGGTCGAGACCTATCGCGACGAGATCAGCATCGAGCTTCCGATCCTCGCGGCTGAAAGCACCGAGATCGAACTGACCGCGCGCTCGCAGGGTTGCGCCGACCTCGGCGTGTGCTATCCGCCCCACTTCCAGACCGTATCGCTGGAGCTCCCGGGCCTGCCGGGCGAGAACGGTGAAGAGGCGACCGAAGACGAAGCCGTCGATGAGGAGCGCAGCGCCCTGGACGAGATGGGCGACCTCTCCGGCGACCTGGGTGCCGCCGACGACCTGCTCGAGCCGGAAGAGGCCTTCGCCGCCTCGCTCGAGGCCATCAGCCAGAATGCGGTCATCCTGCGTTTCGAAATCGCCGAGGACTACTACCTCTACCGCGACCAGCTCGACGTGCGCATCGCCGAGGGCGACGGGATCGAGCTGGGACCGGTCAACCCGCCCGAGGGCGAACGTCACGAGGACGAGTTCTTCGGCGAGACCGAGATCTATCGCGACCAGGTCGAGATCCTGGTCCCGATACTGCGCGACGCGGACGACGTCTCCGAGATCACCCTGGCGATTGACTACCAGGGCTGCTGGGACGGGGGCGTGTGCTACCCGCCGCTGACCCAGGAGGTCTCGGTCAGCTTCGACTCCGACCTGGCCGCAGAGGCCGACGAAGACGCCCTGCCGGAGACCGGCGACGAAGCCCTGGACGAGATCGAGACCACCGATGCCGCCCCGGAAGAGGACGACGAGGCGGCCGCCCCCGTCACCCAGCAGGACCGCATCGCGGCCCAGCTGGCCGATGGTCAGATCTGGCTGGTGGCCCTGGCCTTCTTCGGCTTCGGGCTGCTGCTGACGTTCACCCCCTGCGTATTCCCGATGATCCCGATCCTGTCGAATATCATCATCGGGCAGAAGAACCTGACCACCCGCAAGGCATTCCTGATCTCGCTGGTGTTCGTGCTGGCGATGGCACTGACCTACACCATCGCCGGGGTATTCGCGGGCCTGGCCGGGGCCAACCTGCAGGCGGCCTTCCAGAACCCCTGGATCATCGGCACGTTCGTGGCGATCTTCATTGCGCTGGCGATGTCGATGTTCGGCTTCTACGAACTACAGATGCCGGCCGGCGTGCAGAGCAAGCTGTCGCAGATCAGCAACCGTCAGGAAGGCGGCACCTACATGGGCGCCGGGATCATGGGCTTCCTCTCGGCCCTGATCGTCGGCCCGTGCGTGACCGCGCCGTTGATTGGCGCCCTGCTCTACATCAGCCATACCGGTGACGCCGTCCTGGGTGGCATCGCCCTGTTCTCCCTGAGTATGGGCATGGGTGCCCCGCTGCTGGTGATCGGCACCTCGGCCGGCCGCCTGCTGCCGAAGGCCGGCCCGTGGATGGACACCATCAAGGCGGTATTCGGTGTGGGTCTGCTGGCGATCGGGATCTGGCTGCTCGAACGGGTGATCCCGGGCGAGCTGGCGATGTTCCTGTGGGCCATCCTGCTGATCGTGACGGCGGTGTACATGGGCGCGCTGCGCACCCTGCCGGAGGGAAGTTCGGGCTGGTACACGCTGTGGAAGGGCCTGGGTGTAGTCCTTCTGATCTACGGCATCCTGCTGATGCTGGGCGCGGCCACCGGCGGCAAGGACGTCTTCCGCCCGCTGGCCACACTCAACCAGCCGACGATGACGGCCAGTGGCGAACGCTCCGGCCCCACGGAGATGGAGTTCACCTACATCGACAGCCTCGATGACCTGGAACGCGAGCTGGAACAGGCCCAGAACAACAACCAGCCGGTGTTCCTGGACTTCTATGCCGACTGGTGCGTGGACTGTGTGCGCCTGGAACGGACGACCTTCCAGGACCAGCGCGTGATCAGTGCGATGGCGGACGTGCACCTGCTCAAGGTGGATGTGACCGACAACACCTCCGAGCACCGCAACCTGATGCGCGAGTTCAACCTGTTCGGGCCGCCCGCGATGATCTTCTGGGATTCCGACGGCAACGAGTTGCGCAACTATCGCAACGTGGGCTACCTGAACGCCGACCGCTTCCTGGCCCATGTAGAAAATGCGCTCGGGGTGACGCCATGA
- a CDS encoding thioredoxin family protein: protein MRPRRIISLLPALLAALLLLLPGLGSAGVEDPRDPNHHFFDPTFGDFQEELEEAREAGKKGILLFFEMDDCPFCHRMKNQVLNQPEVQEFYKDRFRIFAVDVEGSIEVVTFEGDTKTMMDFATRDFRVRATPVFQFFNLEGEPIARFTGATRDVDEFLLLGEFVAEGHYEDGNFTRFRRERAGR, encoded by the coding sequence ATGAGACCGCGCCGCATCATTTCCCTGCTCCCCGCCCTACTGGCGGCCCTGCTCCTGCTGCTCCCGGGATTGGGCAGCGCTGGCGTGGAAGACCCGCGCGATCCGAACCACCACTTCTTCGACCCGACCTTCGGCGACTTCCAGGAAGAACTGGAAGAGGCCCGCGAGGCCGGCAAGAAAGGCATCCTGCTGTTCTTCGAGATGGATGACTGCCCGTTCTGCCACCGCATGAAGAATCAGGTCCTGAATCAGCCGGAAGTGCAGGAGTTTTACAAGGACCGCTTCCGCATCTTCGCGGTGGATGTCGAAGGCTCGATTGAGGTCGTCACCTTCGAGGGCGATACCAAGACGATGATGGACTTCGCCACCCGCGACTTTCGGGTGCGTGCAACGCCGGTATTCCAGTTCTTCAACCTGGAAGGCGAACCCATCGCTCGCTTTACCGGGGCTACCCGGGATGTCGACGAATTCCTGCTGCTGGGCGAGTTCGTCGCCGAAGGGCATTACGAAGACGGCAATTTCACCCGCTTCCGTCGCGAACGCGCTGGACGATAG
- the pilQ gene encoding type IV pilus secretin PilQ: MGRKTGNNYRGLHMGSSMRALAGTVMAALLFMVSQGVAATELEEIRAASISGDRVQVNLRFSGTPPEDVRAFAIDSPPRIALDLPDAGNALRSRETDLNVGPLLTATAVESGDRTRVVLNLTQPSEYQTRVEGNNLILTLGRGVSEADSDVQQVVDRAGEPSERATRSARPVEITGIDFRRGSEGEGRVEIDLSRSGAEVNVREQAGKVELTFPRARVDESLERRLDVLDFATPVRTIDTVAERERVRMEVGAHGEYEVLSYQSDRRFVLEVAPITEAEREARRREEEQFEGERLSLNFQDIEVRSVLQLLADFTDLNIVVSDTVGGNITLRLNNVPWDQALDIILRSRGLDKRMDGNVLYVAPSEEIAARERLELEAQRDRQELEPLRTEFVQINFAQAEQIASLIRGDETGQFLSDRGSITIDSRTNTLLVQDTQNRIEDVRRLVQTLDVPVQQVLIETRIVIAEDTFNRELGARFGISGTRGDRRTRVGGAGSIEGADAARDATTAGVGGIAIGDRLNSSLPASGNAGQAGISILRSGVLLDLELSALQVEGRGEIISSPRVITANGQTASIKQGEEIPYQEATASGATSTQFIEAVLSTEVTPQITPNGNVILDINVTKDEPSQREVLGVPGINKREVQTQVFVGNGETVVLGGVYEIDSRTNLEKVPFFGDIPFLGNLFRNRSTQNTKAELLIFVTPRVLD, translated from the coding sequence ATGGGCCGCAAGACCGGCAACAACTACAGGGGATTACACATGGGTTCTTCCATGCGCGCGCTGGCGGGCACCGTGATGGCGGCTTTGCTGTTCATGGTTTCGCAGGGGGTGGCGGCGACCGAACTGGAAGAGATTCGGGCGGCCAGCATTAGCGGTGACCGGGTGCAGGTGAATCTGCGCTTTTCCGGGACTCCGCCCGAAGACGTGCGGGCCTTTGCCATCGACTCCCCGCCGCGGATCGCACTGGACCTGCCGGACGCTGGCAATGCGCTGCGCAGCCGCGAGACGGACCTCAATGTGGGCCCGCTGCTGACCGCCACGGCGGTCGAATCCGGTGATCGCACGCGCGTGGTGCTGAACCTGACCCAGCCCTCCGAGTACCAGACCCGGGTCGAGGGCAACAACCTGATCCTGACGCTGGGTCGCGGGGTTTCCGAGGCCGACAGCGATGTCCAGCAGGTGGTCGATCGTGCCGGCGAGCCCTCCGAACGGGCGACGCGCAGTGCGCGCCCGGTCGAGATTACCGGCATCGATTTTCGTCGCGGTTCCGAGGGCGAAGGCCGAGTCGAGATCGACCTGTCGCGCTCGGGGGCCGAGGTTAATGTGCGCGAGCAGGCGGGTAAGGTTGAACTGACATTCCCGCGCGCTCGTGTGGACGAATCCCTGGAGCGCCGATTGGACGTGCTCGATTTCGCCACACCGGTTCGCACCATCGACACCGTGGCCGAGCGCGAGCGTGTGCGCATGGAAGTGGGCGCGCATGGCGAATACGAAGTCCTCTCCTACCAGAGCGATCGCCGCTTTGTGCTGGAGGTGGCGCCGATTACCGAGGCGGAACGCGAGGCGCGGCGCCGCGAGGAGGAGCAGTTCGAGGGCGAGCGCCTGTCGCTGAATTTCCAGGATATCGAGGTGCGCTCGGTCCTGCAGCTGCTGGCTGACTTTACTGATCTCAATATCGTGGTCAGCGATACCGTGGGTGGCAATATCACCTTGCGCCTGAACAACGTGCCCTGGGATCAGGCACTGGATATCATTCTGCGCTCGCGTGGTCTGGACAAGCGCATGGACGGGAACGTGCTCTACGTCGCCCCGAGCGAAGAGATTGCGGCGCGCGAACGCCTGGAGCTTGAGGCGCAGCGCGACCGCCAGGAACTCGAGCCACTGCGCACCGAGTTCGTGCAGATCAACTTTGCCCAGGCCGAGCAGATCGCCTCGCTGATCCGCGGCGACGAGACCGGCCAGTTCCTGTCCGATCGCGGCAGCATCACGATCGACAGCCGCACTAACACTCTGTTGGTGCAGGACACCCAGAACCGTATCGAGGATGTGCGGCGTCTGGTGCAGACGCTCGACGTGCCCGTGCAACAGGTGCTGATCGAGACCCGCATTGTGATCGCGGAGGACACCTTCAATCGCGAACTGGGTGCACGCTTCGGCATTTCCGGAACGCGAGGGGATCGCCGTACTCGAGTGGGTGGTGCGGGTTCCATCGAGGGCGCTGATGCCGCCCGTGATGCAACGACGGCGGGGGTTGGGGGCATCGCGATTGGCGATCGCCTGAACAGCTCGCTGCCCGCCAGTGGCAATGCGGGACAGGCCGGGATCAGTATCCTGCGGAGCGGAGTGCTGCTCGATCTCGAACTGTCGGCCCTGCAGGTTGAAGGCCGCGGGGAGATCATCTCCAGTCCGCGTGTGATCACGGCCAACGGCCAGACGGCGTCCATCAAGCAGGGTGAGGAGATCCCGTATCAGGAGGCCACCGCCTCTGGTGCCACCTCCACCCAGTTTATCGAGGCGGTGCTGTCCACCGAGGTGACGCCGCAGATCACGCCGAACGGTAACGTGATTCTCGATATCAACGTGACCAAGGACGAGCCCAGTCAGCGCGAGGTACTGGGTGTGCCGGGGATCAACAAGCGCGAAGTCCAGACCCAGGTGTTCGTCGGTAACGGCGAGACGGTTGTGCTCGGTGGCGTCTACGAGATCGACAGCCGTACCAACCTCGAAAAGGTGCCGTTCTTCGGCGATATCCCGTTCCTGGGCAACCTCTTCCGCAATCGTTCGACCCAGAATACCAAGGCGGAGTTGCTCATCTTCGTGACGCCGCGCGTTCTCGACTGA
- the cutA gene encoding divalent-cation tolerance protein CutA: MMPDKEPDNSNVRAWLVLTTLDDPTEAETLAGELVQRGLAACVHILPAGRSIYVWKGNIETDSEVTLLIKTSVDARDELQAHLTEHHPYETPEIIAVPITHGSPDYLNWITQCTS, from the coding sequence ATGATGCCGGACAAGGAACCCGACAACTCGAACGTGCGCGCCTGGCTGGTACTCACCACACTGGACGACCCCACCGAGGCCGAGACCCTGGCGGGTGAACTGGTCCAGCGCGGCCTGGCGGCCTGCGTGCACATCCTCCCGGCCGGACGCTCAATTTACGTGTGGAAAGGGAATATCGAGACCGATTCCGAAGTCACACTGCTGATCAAAACCTCCGTCGATGCCCGCGATGAGTTGCAGGCCCACCTGACGGAACATCACCCGTATGAGACCCCGGAGATTATCGCCGTGCCGATCACGCACGGGTCCCCGGATTACCTGAACTGGATAACGCAATGCACCTCCTGA
- a CDS encoding nuclear transport factor 2 family protein gives MGGASDERLAAYYEAFRAADIERMMRLWAERPDIVCVHPGSPRAHRGVSEVMESWLLVFARELNIGIEPRIVGRQETTESLSLVIEEAITRPGDVAATGTILISQTWRRSGDSWRLQFHHASHGRRAPPSQQGMFVPDGGGSTRH, from the coding sequence ATGGGCGGGGCGAGCGACGAACGCCTGGCGGCCTACTACGAGGCCTTTCGTGCCGCGGACATTGAGCGGATGATGCGGTTATGGGCAGAACGCCCGGATATCGTCTGCGTGCACCCGGGCAGCCCACGCGCGCATCGCGGGGTTTCCGAGGTGATGGAGAGCTGGCTACTGGTATTCGCACGCGAGCTGAATATCGGGATCGAGCCGCGCATCGTCGGGCGCCAGGAAACGACCGAAAGCCTGAGTCTCGTGATCGAGGAGGCAATTACCCGCCCCGGCGATGTCGCGGCCACCGGGACCATCCTGATCAGCCAGACCTGGCGCCGCAGCGGCGATAGCTGGCGACTCCAGTTTCACCATGCCTCGCACGGACGCCGCGCACCGCCCTCGCAGCAGGGGATGTTCGTGCCGGATGGGGGCGGCTCCACCCGACACTGA
- a CDS encoding shikimate kinase, which translates to MQNIVLVGPMGAGKSTIGRGLAGLLRRPFFDTDQEIQRRTGVDIPTIFEFEGEAGFRKRESAMLQSLLERDGAVIATGGGIVERPENRDLLREHFVIYLRVPVDEQFRRTRRNRKRPLLNEVADPRAKLQELFERRDPLYREIASMTLEGRGRRVRDAVRGVCDALKVQRPDLCQPRSEG; encoded by the coding sequence ATGCAGAACATTGTCCTGGTAGGGCCCATGGGGGCCGGCAAGAGCACAATCGGGCGCGGGCTGGCGGGGCTGCTGCGGCGCCCGTTCTTCGACACCGATCAGGAGATCCAGCGGCGTACCGGCGTGGATATACCCACGATCTTCGAGTTCGAGGGCGAGGCGGGTTTTCGCAAGCGCGAGTCGGCGATGCTGCAATCGCTACTAGAACGCGATGGAGCGGTAATCGCCACAGGCGGCGGAATCGTCGAGCGCCCGGAGAACCGTGACCTCCTGCGCGAGCACTTCGTGATCTACCTGCGCGTCCCGGTGGACGAGCAGTTCCGGCGCACGCGCCGCAATCGCAAACGCCCCCTGCTGAACGAGGTGGCAGACCCACGGGCCAAGCTGCAGGAGCTGTTCGAGCGCCGTGATCCGCTTTATCGGGAGATTGCGAGCATGACACTGGAGGGACGGGGACGACGCGTGCGCGATGCCGTTCGCGGGGTCTGTGATGCCCTCAAGGTCCAGCGTCCGGATCTGTGCCAGCCCCGTTCAGAGGGCTGA
- a CDS encoding nuclear transport factor 2 family protein: protein MATFPSPETAEAAFYEAFQAGDSDAMRTIWLDSPECVCIHPGGERLLGTDVILESWDDILPNMRGVVIHRTELNIIPGQDLVIHTLRENLYVSGERRGVMLATNGYRLEGESWRMFLHHASPDPDPPPAWDTGRVH, encoded by the coding sequence ATGGCAACCTTCCCCTCCCCGGAAACCGCCGAGGCGGCGTTCTACGAGGCCTTTCAAGCAGGCGACTCCGACGCCATGCGCACGATCTGGCTGGACAGTCCCGAATGCGTCTGTATTCACCCCGGGGGCGAGCGCCTGCTCGGGACCGACGTCATCCTCGAGAGCTGGGACGACATCCTGCCGAACATGCGAGGCGTCGTGATCCACCGCACCGAGCTGAACATCATCCCGGGGCAGGACCTGGTGATCCACACCCTGCGCGAAAACCTCTACGTCAGCGGCGAACGCCGCGGCGTGATGTTGGCCACGAATGGTTACCGCCTCGAGGGCGAGAGCTGGCGGATGTTCCTGCATCATGCCAGCCCCGATCCCGACCCGCCGCCGGCCTGGGATACAGGACGGGTGCACTGA
- a CDS encoding TolC family protein — translation MIDPEPLPEPLRLQSALTAVDALHPQVRRARAEREIAEQELAGTQAGRDVTVNARLEARWIEPNDLAPDQSRNDSRATIVARKLLSDFGQSNAREAASTQRLEAAREMEILAHARHSLHVMERYFNVLLADLGFARDTEAMAAAFVSKERAEERAERGQVSDIEVFRLESEYQTLRVQRQRALQNQRRARDELAEALNRPGERIRTVLAPALPLDLPDLPGLDDLMAELDSANPTLAAERLQVEAAARGVDAARAQRRPRLYAEAETGYWNREFGGDRNPFAAGLVLEVPLYEGRRQDSRVGHAVAARQRAEADLGQARIEARNRLRELYHEAQALRMQRDEAEWRMDYRQLYIDRARYLYDIEDQADLGDSMVQQSAAAYFNAQTEFELAMVYERLALLTGRSDLSPFRLAGTAMAERE, via the coding sequence GTGATCGATCCCGAACCACTGCCCGAGCCGTTGCGGCTGCAAAGCGCGCTGACCGCGGTCGACGCCCTCCACCCACAGGTCCGACGGGCGCGGGCGGAACGCGAGATCGCCGAACAGGAACTGGCCGGCACCCAGGCCGGGCGCGACGTCACGGTGAATGCGCGGCTGGAGGCTCGCTGGATCGAGCCCAATGACCTCGCCCCGGATCAGAGCCGCAACGACTCGCGGGCCACCATCGTCGCCCGCAAGCTGCTGAGCGACTTCGGCCAGTCGAACGCGCGCGAGGCCGCCAGCACCCAGCGCCTCGAGGCCGCCCGCGAGATGGAGATCCTGGCGCACGCCCGGCACTCGCTGCATGTCATGGAGCGGTACTTCAACGTCCTGCTCGCCGATCTCGGTTTTGCCCGCGACACCGAGGCCATGGCAGCCGCATTCGTCAGCAAGGAGCGTGCGGAAGAACGCGCCGAGCGTGGACAGGTCTCGGATATCGAGGTCTTTCGCCTGGAGTCGGAGTACCAGACCCTGCGCGTGCAGCGCCAGCGCGCGCTGCAGAATCAGCGCCGAGCCCGCGACGAGCTGGCCGAGGCCCTGAACCGACCCGGCGAGCGCATCCGCACCGTCCTGGCACCCGCCCTGCCGCTGGATCTCCCGGACCTCCCGGGCCTGGACGACCTGATGGCCGAACTCGACAGCGCCAATCCAACCCTTGCCGCCGAGCGCCTGCAAGTAGAGGCCGCCGCACGCGGCGTGGATGCGGCCCGCGCCCAGCGCCGCCCACGCCTGTATGCGGAGGCCGAGACGGGCTACTGGAACCGCGAGTTTGGCGGCGATCGCAACCCCTTTGCCGCCGGGCTCGTGCTGGAAGTGCCGTTGTACGAGGGGCGCCGCCAGGACAGCCGGGTCGGGCATGCGGTCGCGGCCCGGCAGCGCGCGGAGGCGGACCTGGGGCAGGCACGGATCGAGGCCCGCAACCGCCTGCGCGAGCTCTATCACGAGGCCCAGGCCCTGCGGATGCAGCGTGACGAGGCCGAATGGCGCATGGATTATCGCCAGCTGTATATCGACCGCGCCCGCTACCTGTACGACATCGAGGACCAGGCCGATCTCGGCGACTCGATGGTCCAGCAAAGTGCGGCGGCTTATTTCAATGCCCAGACCGAGTTCGAACTGGCTATGGTCTACGAGCGCCTCGCGCTGCTGACCGGCCGTAGCGACCTGAGCCCCTTTCGCCTGGCCGGCACGGCCATGGCAGAACGGGAATAA
- a CDS encoding carbohydrate kinase family protein encodes MARILTTGIATLDHTLDVERYPREDDEIRALASSSQPGGNATNTARILAQFGHRAALAAVFAEDGSGDWLRERLEASGVDTGACVRHPGATPTSHILRSRDSGSRTIVHHRDLPELSAADLRRIAWEEYDWLHFEGRQPETLREILPRVREAVTDQPISLELEKRRPGLEACLEWADVLMLSRDWAQGIAARPDEAAAELARRYPGRIVTVTAGAEGAWLAQDELQVYCAPTPGLRVVDSVGAGDTFNAGLINALVSGEPPEQALVAAVRLAECKLQQAGFDGLAAAAVARP; translated from the coding sequence ATGGCGCGCATCCTGACAACGGGCATTGCAACCCTGGATCACACTCTGGACGTCGAGCGCTATCCGCGCGAGGACGACGAAATTCGCGCCCTGGCCAGCTCCTCTCAGCCAGGGGGCAACGCGACCAACACTGCCCGCATCCTTGCGCAGTTCGGTCATCGTGCGGCCCTGGCCGCCGTGTTCGCGGAGGATGGGTCGGGTGACTGGCTGCGGGAACGCCTTGAGGCGAGCGGCGTCGATACAGGCGCGTGTGTGCGGCACCCGGGCGCGACCCCGACCTCGCATATCCTGCGTTCGCGCGACTCGGGTAGCCGTACCATCGTGCACCACCGCGACCTGCCCGAGCTGAGTGCAGCCGATCTGAGGCGGATCGCGTGGGAGGAGTACGACTGGCTGCATTTCGAGGGGCGCCAGCCGGAGACCTTGCGCGAGATTCTGCCCCGGGTCCGCGAAGCCGTAACGGACCAACCGATCTCACTGGAACTGGAGAAGCGACGCCCGGGTCTGGAGGCGTGTCTCGAGTGGGCCGATGTCCTGATGCTGTCGCGGGACTGGGCGCAGGGAATTGCGGCACGCCCTGACGAGGCCGCGGCCGAACTGGCCCGCCGTTACCCCGGGCGTATCGTAACCGTGACGGCCGGAGCCGAGGGGGCCTGGCTCGCACAGGATGAACTACAGGTCTATTGCGCGCCCACCCCGGGTTTGCGTGTCGTCGACAGCGTGGGAGCTGGCGATACCTTCAATGCCGGGCTGATCAATGCACTGGTCTCGGGCGAGCCCCCCGAACAGGCGCTCGTGGCGGCCGTGCGCCTGGCGGAATGCAAGCTCCAGCAGGCGGGATTCGATGGCCTGGCCGCCGCTGCCGTCGCACGCCCTTAG
- a CDS encoding peroxiredoxin yields the protein MKHRSHTFGWIALAAAGALLLAGCEEPTPEMDTAEANGGEAAEAAAEEAQGDRRIDFTLPDLDGNDRQLSEWDGDLIVLNFWATWCPPCKKEMPLFQETWEEHRDDGFTIVAVAVDELSATQHFVDDFGIEFPILIGQDEAVEVGRKYGNRIGALPYTVLIDRDGIIRDTHRGEVEEEDLQAWLDDYL from the coding sequence ATGAAGCATCGCTCGCACACATTTGGCTGGATCGCCCTTGCCGCCGCCGGTGCCCTCCTGCTGGCCGGCTGCGAGGAACCGACACCGGAAATGGATACCGCCGAGGCAAATGGGGGCGAAGCCGCGGAGGCCGCCGCCGAAGAGGCCCAGGGTGACCGCCGCATCGACTTCACCCTTCCAGATCTGGACGGTAACGACCGCCAGCTGAGCGAGTGGGATGGCGACCTGATCGTGCTCAACTTCTGGGCGACGTGGTGCCCGCCGTGCAAGAAAGAGATGCCGTTGTTCCAGGAGACCTGGGAAGAGCATCGGGACGATGGCTTCACCATCGTCGCCGTCGCCGTGGACGAACTCAGCGCAACCCAGCACTTCGTCGATGACTTCGGGATCGAATTTCCGATCCTGATCGGCCAGGACGAGGCCGTGGAAGTCGGTCGCAAGTACGGAAACCGCATCGGCGCACTGCCCTACACGGTGCTGATCGACCGCGATGGCATTATCCGTGACACCCATCGCGGCGAGGTCGAGGAAGAAGACCTGCAGGCCTGGCTGGACGATTACCTCTAA
- a CDS encoding efflux RND transporter periplasmic adaptor subunit — protein MRARGRPEGEHPMSIDRLIPGNPGRRLLLSALACCALLVLPSTGLATDDSDALEGQLDWGQTYRITAPVAGKIEVIEVRPGEHVDQDAALFRLDTRRVEADLRAAQAAIERLQLELDEANREVEKAEDLYDQTLIALREVELARIQQATVAARLAEARAQRDRARADRDDATVRAPASGRVTRIDVSPGQFVNPALAPAVLAVLGAGDTMRVRALVAPERIQSLSEGQEVTITVGEHEFSGTIDRIGWELVGKDEDQGYRIEAEFSPSDDAVLRPGQPARIELRTNS, from the coding sequence ATGCGCGCCCGCGGGCGCCCCGAGGGAGAACACCCGATGTCCATCGATCGCCTGATCCCGGGCAACCCAGGCCGACGACTGCTGCTCTCGGCGCTCGCTTGTTGCGCCCTGCTGGTACTGCCCTCCACGGGGTTGGCGACCGACGACAGCGACGCACTTGAGGGTCAGCTCGACTGGGGCCAGACCTACCGCATCACAGCACCGGTGGCCGGCAAGATCGAGGTGATCGAGGTCCGCCCGGGCGAGCATGTCGACCAGGACGCCGCCCTGTTCCGCCTGGATACGCGGAGGGTCGAGGCGGACCTGCGTGCCGCGCAGGCCGCCATCGAGCGCCTGCAACTGGAACTGGACGAGGCCAATCGCGAGGTCGAAAAGGCGGAGGACCTGTACGACCAGACCCTGATCGCCTTGCGCGAGGTGGAACTGGCACGCATCCAGCAGGCCACCGTCGCCGCGCGTCTGGCCGAGGCGCGCGCCCAGCGCGACCGGGCGCGCGCCGATCGCGACGACGCCACAGTCCGCGCGCCGGCCAGCGGCCGCGTCACGCGTATTGATGTCTCCCCCGGCCAGTTCGTGAATCCCGCCCTGGCGCCGGCCGTGCTGGCGGTACTGGGGGCCGGGGACACCATGCGGGTCCGCGCCCTGGTGGCACCGGAGCGCATTCAGTCGCTCAGCGAGGGGCAGGAGGTCACGATTACGGTTGGCGAGCACGAGTTTTCGGGCACGATCGACCGGATCGGCTGGGAACTTGTAGGCAAAGACGAGGATCAGGGATACCGGATCGAGGCCGAATTCTCGCCGAGCGACGATGCCGTGCTGCGCCCCGGCCAGCCGGCCCGGATCGAACTTCGCACAAACTCCTGA